DNA from Brassica napus cultivar Da-Ae chromosome C4, Da-Ae, whole genome shotgun sequence:
gacaagacatacaataccttccacaaagaacacaacgtcttatcccgaatttacagaaaatgtgggtacaccaaattttctgaattgatggtaacactcatgttggctgaaaagaacgatgagttactaatcaaaaaccataattcccgacccacgggagccaaggcatttcccgaagtgaatgctacggcggtagaatattcgggaaggagaaaccataccaatcgaggtcgtggtcggcgtttcaacaacaaacgtggaaagccttactatcctaaaagtattagatctaacaaatgggttagatctgaacaacctcataaaggcaaagaaaccgaagaggataccacaaagaaaagtgagactgtatgttacagatgtggatgtaaaggacattggtcccgtacctgtcgtactcccccacatttgtgcaagttatatcaagaatccataaaaggaaaggctaaagaggtgaacctcacggaaaacgttgaagggacctcataccttgaatcctctgatttcgcaaatgagctggactagaatactcttgaagagtacggaaatgtttctaataagactgctgaatagtcctcatttgtaatgtataataattatgttttcaaagaataatgttgttttaacaacaatatttgtataattattgtgtgttttctttatataatcaatgaataaatttcacgtttcacttttatttaatgtttatgataatttcagaaatggatcaaaatactaatggagcaaaatccaagaaacggattcgtgaaatatgcataccagatagtggaacaacgcacactattctgagacaaaagagatatttctctgatataaaaccgacaagaattgtcgtcaatacaatatcaggtcctgcagacgtgattgaaggaactggtaaagcaaactttactttgccgaatggaacaaaattttccataaataatgctttatactctccgagttctaaaaggaatttgttgagttttaaagacatatatcttcacggatatgatactcagtctgcaactgaggatggaaagaaatacatgtatgtaatttctgaaaaatgtggcagaaaacacatattggaaaagtttccagaacttccttcgggattacatcatacttatatcgatgagatcgaatcaaatcttgtagtaaaacggaacccagaagagttcacgttatggcatgatcgccttggccacccaggcactacaatgatgcgtaaaatcatagaaagttcacatggtcatccattgaaaatccaggagatttctcaagggaataaaatgacatgtgttgcatgttctctaggaaaattgatcgtaaggccatcgccaaccaaaatcgataaagaatcaccaaagttccttgaaagaattcaaggtgatatatgtggaccgatacatccaccatgtggaccattccactattttatggtattaattgacgcatccagtagatggtcacacgtttgtctattatcatctcgaaatgtggcatttgcgagatttctaactcagataatcaaactgcgagcacagtttcctgattatactattaaaagagttagactagacaacgctggtgaattcacatcccaagcattcaatgactattgtatggtaatgggaattgaagttgaacattcggttgctcatgttcatacgcaaaatggtttggctgaatctttaattaagcgtctgcaattgattgcaagaccattgatcatgagatcaaaacttccaacctctgtatggggacatgccattttgcatgcagaagcactcattcggatcagaccgagtgcataccataagtattctccactacagttagcgtttggtcgagaaccaaacatttcccactttagaatctttggttgtgcggtatatgtgcctgtagcaccaccacaacgaacaaagatgggaccacaaagaaggttgggaatatatgttggttgtgattctccatcaattataagatacctagaaccacagactggtgacgtctttacagcacgttttgctgattgtcattttgacgaaaatgtattcccagttctagggggagaaaacaaaaatgttggaagtgatataaaatggagtgtaccatcattgttatatcttgatcctccttctaaagagtcagaactagaagttcgacgaattatgcatttacagagtatagctaaccagctacctgatgcatttgcagataccaagacggtaactaaatctcatataccagctgcaaatgctcctgctcgtatcaaaatgccaaatgaacaagaaaaggaggatgacacacgagagccaaaaacacgcctgaagcgtggtagacctgctggttctaaggataagaatcctaggaaacagaagaaagctgaaatatatgatgcacccaaaatagcagaaaatattttggaagaaataaatgataaggactctgatgaatcagagcatcatgaatcgaaagataatcatgagatttctattaattacatccataataaaaggatatggaatagaaatgaacaaaatgaccttgatgatgctttctcatatatcgtgtcaagtgaggtaaatgaagataccgatgatccagaaccgaaatccatatatgaatgtcaaaagagacatgattggaataaatggaaagaagcaatacaaatcgaacttgattcgcttaacaaacgaaaagtgtttggatctattgtactcacacctgaagatgtgagaccagttgggtacagatggattttcgttcgaaaacgaaatgagaaaaatgagattacaaggtataaagctcgccttgtagcccaaggattttctcaaagacctggtattgattatgaggaaacatattctcctgtaatggatgcgatcacatttagattcctgatgagtctagccgctgataaaaatcttgagatgcgtctcatggatgttgttacagcttatctatacggatcattagatactgatatctacatgaaaatccctgatggatttaaaatgccagaagcattaagttccaaacctaaagagttatgtgcaataaaattgcaaagatcattatatgggttaaaacaatctggacgtatgtggtacaatcgtctcagtgaacatttaacaaaagaaggatatgtgaatgatcctatatgcccatgtgttttcatcaagaaaacaacatccggatttgtgataatcgcggtatatgttgatgatctaaatattattggaactcaaaaagaaatacaaaaggcatcagactatctcaaaggagaatttgagatgaaagatcttggacagacacagtattgtcttggcctacaaatagaacattcacaaaatggtatatttgtgcatcaatccacatacactaaaagagtgttgaaacgatttaacatggataaatcaactcctcttagcaccccaatggtcgttagatcacttaacattgaaagtgatccatttcgaccacctgaggaaaaagaagagatacttggtccggaagtaccatatctaagtgcaattggagcgttgatgta
Protein-coding regions in this window:
- the LOC111205862 gene encoding uncharacterized protein LOC111205862; the protein is MANIEKLQFPALKVTGENYVRWVTNVKPYLVIKKISEAIKVGNKSPPEHIAEAIIFLKKHLDENLTHDYGDVEDPSVLWQALKDRFDNQKEINLPHALEEWKTLRFQDFQRVRDYNSTILRIVAQLKYCGNPVTEAEMLDKTYNTFHKEHNVLSRIYRKCGYTKFSELMVTLMLAEKNDELLIKNHNSRPTGAKAFPEVNATAVEYSGRRNHTNRGRGRRFNNKRGKPYYPKSIRSNKWVRSEQPHKGKETEEDTTKKSETVCYRCGCKGHWSRTCRTPPHLCKLYQESIKGKAKEVNLTENVEGTSYLESSDFANELD